The following proteins are co-located in the Vigna angularis cultivar LongXiaoDou No.4 chromosome 2, ASM1680809v1, whole genome shotgun sequence genome:
- the LOC108322776 gene encoding putative receptor protein kinase ZmPK1 translates to MASSILLFLFLQFFSLHTSHSAFSSLTTDSSLSVEKPDDVILSPNGVFSAGFVAVGENAYSFAVCFTQTGSHNHPTIVWMANRENPVNGKRSKLSLSGAGNLVLDDAAQRTVWSSNTASLASPLLHLRDDGNLVLRDLQGTVLWQSFDFPTDTLLPGQPLIRRTQLVSARSDTNHSSGFYKLFFDDDNVLRLLFDGPDVSSVYWPYPWLVSWDAGRSTYNSSRSAVMDSLGRFISTDSFTFITSDYGAMKQRRLKLDSDGNLRVYTLHDGWFVSWQARGDPCNIHGICGPNSACSNDHEHGRKCSCLPGHRIKNHSDWSYGCEPVFVLSCNRSESTFLELLGVEIYGYDANFSEGNSYSHCENLCLEDCNCKGFQYSYNDAKNYYNCYIKMQLLNGRRSPSFRGTVYLKVPKHHSLFREESFRSNEHVCVVQIPRVYDKYHVKKIVRFFLWVAIVIGAIESVCVFVVWVFIVKTRRKSHADEHDYHPLTDRFRKYSYSELKKATKGFSEEIGRGAGGVVYKGILSDERHAAIKRLNEAEQGEGEFLAEVSIIGRLNHMNLIQMWGYCAEGKHRLLVYEYMENGSLAQNLSSNTLDWSKRYNIALGTARVLAYLHEECLEWILHCDIKPQNILLDANYQPKVADFGLSKLQNRNNVNNSSFSMIRGTRGYMAPEWVLNLAITSKVDVYSYGIVLLEMITGKSPTTGVQNIDGEESYNGRVVAWVREKKRGRSWLEHIIDPAIQTNYDESKMEVLVKVALDCVEEDKDIRPTMSQVVEMLQSVPQ, encoded by the coding sequence ATGGCTTCCTCAATCTTACTCTTTCTTTTCCTACAATTCTTCTCTCTGCACACTTCACATTCTGCATTTTCATCACTCACCACGGACTCATCCCTCTCGGTAGAGAAACCCGACGACGTTATTCTCTCCCCAAACGGCGTTTTCTCCGCCGGCTTCGTTGCCGTCGGTGAAAACGCCTACTCTTTCGCCGTATGCTTCACACAAACCGGTTCCCACAACCACCCCACAATCGTGTGGATGGCGAACCGGGAGAACCCCGTCAACGGAAAACGTTCCAAACTCTCTCTCTCAGGAGCCGGTAACCTTGTCTTGGATGATGCTGCTCAACGAACGGTGTGGTCTTCGAACACTGCTTCGTTGGCTTCACCACTGTTGCATCTCAGAGACGATGGCAATCTCGTGTTGCGTGACCTCCAAGGAACCGTTCTGTGGCAAAGCTTTGATTTTCCCACCGATACTCTTCTTCCGGGACAACCCCTCATCAGACGCACGCAACTCGTGTCTGCAAGAAGCGACACTAACCATTCCTCCGGTTTCTACAAGCTCTTCTTCGACGATGACAACGTTCTTCGTCTTCTCTTCGATGGCCCTGATGTTTCCAGCGTTTACTGGCCATATCCATGGTTGGTGAGTTGGGATGCTGGAAGGTCTACTTACAATAGCAGTAGATCGGCAGTAATGGACTCACTCGGAAGATTCATTTCAACTGATAGTTTTACTTTCATTACATCTGATTATGGTGCTATGAAGCAAAGAAGATTGAAACTTGATTCTGATGGTAACCTTAGAGTGTATACACTGCATGATGGATGGTTTGTTTCGTGGCAAGCGAGAGGTGACCCTTGCAATATCCACGGGATTTGTGGACCTAACAGTGCGTGCAGTAATGATCATGAGCATGGAAGGAAGTGCTCGTGTCTTCCGGGACATAGAATCAAGAACCATAGCGATTGGTCTTATGGCTGTGAACCTGTGTTCGTTTTGTCTTGCAACAGAAGTGAGTCTACCTTCTTGGAGTTGCTGGGTGTTGAGATTTATGGTTATGATGCTAACTTTTCTGAAGGTAATAGTTATAGTCACTGTGAGAATCTGTGCTTAGAAGACTGTAACTGTAAGGGGTTTCAGTACTCATACAATGACGCCAAGAACTATTACAATTGTTACATCAAGATGCAATTGCTTAACGGGCGCCGATCGCCGAGTTTCAGAGGAACAGTATACTTGAAAGTGCCTAAACATCATAGCCTTTTCAGGGAAGAATCGTTTCGTTCAAATGagcatgtttgtgttgttcaaaTTCCCAGGGTGTATGACAAATATCATGTAAAAAAGATTGTGAGGTTTTTTCTTTGGGTGGCCATTGTAATTGGTGCTATTGAATCGGTTTGCGTTTTTGTCGTGTGGGTTTTCATAGTTAAGACGCGCCGAAAGTCTCATGCAGATGAACACGATTACCATCCTCTGACCGATAGATTCAGAAAATATAGTTATTCAGAGTTGAAAAAGGCGACAAAGGGGTTCAGTGAAGAGATCGGAAGGGGTGCGGGAGGGGTTGTGTACAAAGGTATTTTATCAGATGAAAGACATGCAGCAATTAAGAGACTGAATGAAGCTGAACAAGGAGAAGGAGAATTCCTTGCTGAAGTGAGCATCATTGGAAGGCTTAACCACATGAACTTGATTCAAATGTGGGGATATTGTGCTGAGGGAAAGCATAGATTGTTGGTGTATGAGTATATGGAGAATGGTTCTTTGGCACAAAATCTGTCATCCAACACTCTTGATTGGAGTAAGAGATATAACATTGCCCTTGGAACTGCAAGAGTTCTGGCATATCTTCATGAAGAATGCTTGGAGTGGATTTTGCACTGTGATATAAAGCCACAGAACATACTTCTTGATGCTAATTATCAACCCAAGGTAGCAGATTTTGGCCTGTCGAAGCTACAAAACAGGAACAACGTGAACAATTCAAGTTTTTCAATGATAAGAGGAACAAGAGGGTACATGGCACCTGAGTGGGTTCTGAACTTAGCAATCACGTCGAAGGTTGATGTTTACAGCTATGGAATTGTTCTATTGGAGATGATAACTGGGAAGAGCCCAACAACGGGTGTTCAAAACATTGATGGAGAAGAGTCGTACAATGGAAGGGTGGTGGCATGGGTGAGAGAAAAAAAGCGTGGAAGATCTTGGCTAGAGCATATCATTGATCCTGCAATCCAAACAAACTATGATGAATCTAAGATGGAGGTTTTAGTCAAAGTGGCTTTGGACTGTGTTGAGGAAGACAAAGATATAAGGCCAACCATGAGCCAAGTCGTGGAAATGCTTCAAAGTGTTCCTCAGTAG
- the LOC128195544 gene encoding uncharacterized protein LOC128195544, whose amino-acid sequence MYMSGVTNKLGRSDDYGFIDPQDIHESNDFDHINMRMISSFRRGKKIYFLPYISGRHWQLLVMSVQDNYALWFCSLHRPPPTQLRQAIDCSIPASMMMDGRSIVKSRKIAWISLKCNRQNGSYECGYYVMYWMTHIVRSHITTSWETRFKTTTPVPEKSLLFIRNAAAKYIVRLYNSS is encoded by the exons at gtatatgtctggggtcactaataagttggggcgttctgatgattatggattcattgatccccaagacattcatgaatcaaatgattttgatcatATCAACATGAGAATGATAAGCAGTTTTcgaaggggcaagaaaatatactttttgccttatatatccgg gcgccattggcaacttcttgttatgtctgtgcaagacaactatgctttgtggttctgctcattgcacaggcctcctcccacacaactcagacaagcaattgattg ttctattccagcaagtatgatgatggacgggagatcaattgttaagagtagaaagattgcttggatttctctcaag tgtaacagacaaaatgggtcatatgagtgtggatactatgtaatgtattggatgacccatattgttcgttctcacatcacaacaagctgggaaacg agattcaagactactacaccagttcctgagaagtcactactattcattaggaacgctgctgcgaagtatatagttagattatacaatagctcttag